One Ficedula albicollis isolate OC2 chromosome 26, FicAlb1.5, whole genome shotgun sequence DNA segment encodes these proteins:
- the CSF1 gene encoding macrophage colony-stimulating factor 1 isoform X2, producing MVCLLRCSLLSSLLLLLLRIHETEQNSYCQQIITERHLAELEELADTQMQHPGRVSFKFIDKMQLNDSICYVKAAFPLMGKILERTEFKENSSNARKMQTVRRMYNRIDESVDPCIREEDDEERTLSQMCFKEFTTSPYEMLVLVKDFFQDIKRLLQNQETFEKDCSHVYRRACPGPRKAGSSPEQRRKEPPAREGRQEPLIYITVASVVAVLLATGGLLFYKYKSRVLERPLEDGGCDPEDPERRALQGARECSELETQDL from the exons atg GTGTGCCTGCTCCGCTGCTCCCTGCTGTcgtccctcctcctcctcctgctccgCATCCATGAGACGGAGCAGAACAGCTACTGCCAGCAGATCATCACAGAGAGGCACCTGGCcgagctggaggagctg GCTGACACCCAGATGCAGCACCCGGGCAGAGTCTCCTTCAAGTTCATTGACAAGATGCAGTTG AATGACTCCATCTGCTACGTGAAAGCTGCCTTTCCCCTGATGGGCAAGATCCTGGAGCGAACAGAGTTCAAGGAGAACTCGTCCAACGCCCGGAAGATGCAGACGGTGCGCAGGATGTACAACCGCATCGACGAGAGCGTGGACCCCTGCATcagggaggaggatgatgaggagAGAACG CTCTCGCAGATGTGCTTCAAGGAGTTCACCACCTCCCCCTACGAGATGCTGGTGTTGGTGAAGGATTTCTTCCAGGACATCAAGCGTCTGCTGCAGAACCAGGAGACTTTTGAGAAGGATTGCAGCCACGTGTACCGCAGGGCCTGCCCGGGACCCAGGAAGGCTGGATCCTCACCAG AGCAGCGCAGGAAGGAGCCGCCCGCCCGGGAGGGCCGACAGGAGCCCCTCATCTACATTACGGTGGCCAGCGTGGTGGCCGTCCTGCTGGCCACGGGAGGACTGCTCTTCTACAAGTATAAATCTAGG GTCCTGGAGCGGCCGCTGGAAGATGGAGGCTGTGACCCCGAGGATCCAGAGAGGAG GGCGCTGCAGGGAGCAAGGgagtgctcagagctggagaCTCAGGATCTCTGA
- the CSF1 gene encoding macrophage colony-stimulating factor 1 isoform X1 — translation MVCLLRCSLLSSLLLLLLRIHETEQNSYCQQIITERHLAELEELADTQMQHPGRVSFKFIDKMQLNDSICYVKAAFPLMGKILERTEFKENSSNARKMQTVRRMYNRIDESVDPCIREEDDEERTLSQMCFKEFTTSPYEMLVLVKDFFQDIKRLLQNQETFEKDCSHVYRRACPGPRKAGSSPGVGTDPDCNCPSPALPSATQPSLPAATGRDMAPASTQVPSSLLHATLADLEAPSQSPSSTDGGSGTEEVLGAVVGDTALVLAPGMKQTAPASSAEALQDPAGTLSLAPGDIPVLRGDGELVEWGTGHLPQDAGQQWGGSMLPDQLGGLGTTPPAASPGAGRGRIRPAAAAEPVTQLRFSRMAPELPAPGSPRDGARAWGWGLSRLRGPEDGGGAGPSFDSGFVLGAEQRRKEPPAREGRQEPLIYITVASVVAVLLATGGLLFYKYKSRVLERPLEDGGCDPEDPERRALQGARECSELETQDL, via the exons atg GTGTGCCTGCTCCGCTGCTCCCTGCTGTcgtccctcctcctcctcctgctccgCATCCATGAGACGGAGCAGAACAGCTACTGCCAGCAGATCATCACAGAGAGGCACCTGGCcgagctggaggagctg GCTGACACCCAGATGCAGCACCCGGGCAGAGTCTCCTTCAAGTTCATTGACAAGATGCAGTTG AATGACTCCATCTGCTACGTGAAAGCTGCCTTTCCCCTGATGGGCAAGATCCTGGAGCGAACAGAGTTCAAGGAGAACTCGTCCAACGCCCGGAAGATGCAGACGGTGCGCAGGATGTACAACCGCATCGACGAGAGCGTGGACCCCTGCATcagggaggaggatgatgaggagAGAACG CTCTCGCAGATGTGCTTCAAGGAGTTCACCACCTCCCCCTACGAGATGCTGGTGTTGGTGAAGGATTTCTTCCAGGACATCAAGCGTCTGCTGCAGAACCAGGAGACTTTTGAGAAGGATTGCAGCCACGTGTACCGCAGGGCCTGCCCGGGACCCAGGAAGGCTGGATCCTCACCAG GTGTGGGGACAGATCCTGACTGCAATTGCCCgtcccctgccctcccttctgccacccagccctccctccctgctgccactggcAGGGACATGGCACCCGCTAGCACCCAGgtcccctccagcctcctccatGCCACCCTCGCTGACTTAGAGGCCCCATCTCAGTCCCCCAGTAGCACGGACGGGGGCTCAGGGACCGAGGAGGTCCTGGGTGCCGTGGTAGGTGACACAGCGCTGGTGTTGGCCCCTGGGATGAAGCAgacagctccagccagcagtgccGAAGCCCTCCAAGATCCGGCCGGGACGCTGAGCCTGGCACCGGGTGACATCCCCGTCCTCCGTGGGGATGGAGAGCTGGTGGAGTGGGGCACCGGCCACCTGCCGCAGGATGCAGGCCAGCAGTGGGGAGGCTCCATGCTCCCGGATCAGCTCGGCGGGCTCGGGACCACCCCTCCGGCAGCATCGCCCGGCgctggcagaggcaggatcCGCCCCGCGGCAGCGGCCGAGCCCGTGACACAGCTGCGCTTCTCCAGGATGGCCCCCGAGCTGCCAGCCCCGGGCAGCCCCCGCGACGGGGCCAGGgcgtggggctgggggctcagccgGCTGCGGGGCCCCGAGGacggcggcggggccgggccgaGCTTTGACTCTGGCTTTGTTCTGGGCGCAGAGCAGCGCAGGAAGGAGCCGCCCGCCCGGGAGGGCCGACAGGAGCCCCTCATCTACATTACGGTGGCCAGCGTGGTGGCCGTCCTGCTGGCCACGGGAGGACTGCTCTTCTACAAGTATAAATCTAGG GTCCTGGAGCGGCCGCTGGAAGATGGAGGCTGTGACCCCGAGGATCCAGAGAGGAG GGCGCTGCAGGGAGCAAGGgagtgctcagagctggagaCTCAGGATCTCTGA